A region of Halosolutus amylolyticus DNA encodes the following proteins:
- a CDS encoding RNA polymerase Rpb4 family protein, whose translation MTIFKEIVDEEFLTVSETKELLADIEAERALDEDRELRYELARAIEHVNRFTTLDPEEAQALVDDLQELEKVDEPTAYKIANLLPRDRDELRSVYAQQRYSLSGDELDDILNVVAQYR comes from the coding sequence ATGACGATCTTCAAAGAGATCGTCGACGAGGAGTTCCTGACGGTCTCGGAAACGAAGGAGCTGCTCGCCGACATCGAAGCCGAACGCGCACTGGACGAGGACCGCGAGCTCCGCTACGAACTCGCCCGCGCGATCGAACACGTCAACCGGTTCACCACGCTCGACCCCGAGGAGGCACAGGCGCTGGTCGACGACCTCCAGGAACTCGAGAAGGTCGACGAACCGACGGCGTACAAGATCGCGAACCTCCTGCCACGCGACCGGGACGAACTTCGATCGGTGTACGCACAGCAACGGTATTCGCTGTCCGGCGACGAACTCGACGACATTCTCAACGTCGTCGCGCAGTACCGGTGA
- a CDS encoding cystathionine gamma-synthase, producing MDDDQFRIETRSIHAGQEPDAETGALMTPIFANSTYEQDAPGDHRGYEYSRTGNPTRTDLEENLASLENADYGRCFSSGMGSINTVLNLLEAGDHVVTGNDVYGGTHRIFTQVYEDYDVEFSFVDMTDLDEIEAAFRPETELLWLETPTNPLMSVVDVEGAAEIAHANDALCAIDNTFATPYLQRPLDLGADVVSHSLTKYLGGHSDVVGGALLTNDEELDEQFGFYQNSVGATPGPFDCFLVLRGTKTLPVRMERHCENARAIADWLDDHPDVDRVYYPGLESHPGHEIAREQMDDFGGMLSFELDATLEEASEVVSNTEVFTLAESLGGVESLIEQPAPMTHAAIPREERIEAGLTDSLIRVSVGIEHVDDLIADLDAAIDRALGT from the coding sequence ATGGACGACGACCAGTTCCGGATCGAGACGCGATCGATCCACGCCGGCCAGGAACCCGACGCGGAGACGGGGGCGCTGATGACCCCGATCTTCGCCAACTCGACCTACGAGCAGGACGCCCCGGGCGACCACCGCGGCTACGAGTACTCCCGGACCGGGAACCCGACCCGGACCGACCTCGAGGAGAACCTCGCGAGCCTCGAGAATGCCGACTACGGCCGCTGTTTCTCGAGCGGTATGGGCTCGATCAACACCGTGCTCAACCTGCTCGAGGCGGGCGATCACGTGGTGACGGGCAACGACGTCTACGGCGGCACCCACCGCATCTTCACCCAGGTGTACGAGGACTACGACGTCGAGTTCTCCTTCGTGGATATGACCGATCTCGACGAGATCGAGGCCGCGTTCCGGCCGGAGACCGAACTGCTCTGGCTCGAGACCCCCACCAACCCGCTCATGTCGGTGGTCGACGTCGAGGGCGCGGCCGAGATCGCCCACGCGAACGATGCGCTCTGTGCGATCGACAACACGTTCGCGACGCCGTACCTCCAGCGGCCCCTCGACCTCGGCGCGGACGTCGTCTCCCACTCGCTGACCAAGTACCTCGGCGGCCACTCCGACGTCGTCGGCGGCGCCCTGCTCACGAACGACGAGGAGTTAGACGAACAGTTCGGCTTCTACCAGAACTCCGTCGGCGCGACGCCCGGTCCGTTCGACTGCTTCCTCGTCCTCCGGGGGACCAAGACCCTGCCCGTCCGTATGGAGCGTCACTGCGAGAACGCGCGCGCGATCGCCGACTGGCTGGACGACCACCCCGACGTCGATCGGGTCTACTATCCGGGGCTCGAGTCCCACCCGGGCCACGAGATCGCTCGCGAACAGATGGACGACTTCGGCGGCATGCTGAGTTTCGAACTCGACGCGACTCTCGAGGAGGCTAGCGAGGTCGTCTCGAACACCGAGGTCTTCACGCTGGCGGAGAGCCTCGGCGGCGTCGAGAGCCTGATCGAACAGCCCGCCCCGATGACTCACGCCGCGATCCCGCGCGAGGAACGCATCGAGGCCGGTCTGACGGACAGTCTCATCCGGGTGAGCGTCGGCATCGAACACGTCGACGACCTGATCGCCGATCTCGACGCCGCGATCGATCGCGCGCTCGGGACGTGA
- a CDS encoding MBL fold metallo-hydrolase has protein sequence MNDHDEAGVHALPIDVEYGGRELTITPSVVETDRGLVLIDVGPQGAVDSLEAHLQNLGYAITDVWLIVCTHHDGDHVGGLSAVLDRVDAVVATHRDEAPYVRGDRDPIKGGGNRYAPVAVDLELADGVRIPTLAGPMEVVATPGHTPGHISLLFPEDGLLLAGDALVADGDAPLEGPKPEFTPDTDRATDSVGRLAERDVEHTLCFHGGYVDAGSDRIAEIYDQYRN, from the coding sequence ATGAACGACCACGACGAAGCCGGTGTTCACGCGCTTCCGATCGACGTCGAGTACGGCGGCCGCGAACTGACGATCACGCCGTCGGTCGTCGAGACCGATCGCGGACTGGTCCTGATCGACGTCGGGCCGCAGGGTGCGGTGGATTCGCTCGAGGCGCACCTGCAGAACCTCGGCTATGCGATCACGGACGTCTGGCTGATCGTCTGTACCCACCACGACGGCGACCACGTCGGCGGGCTGTCGGCCGTGCTCGATCGCGTCGACGCCGTCGTCGCGACCCATCGCGACGAGGCACCGTACGTCAGGGGGGATCGCGACCCGATCAAGGGCGGCGGCAATCGGTACGCGCCGGTCGCGGTGGACCTCGAACTCGCGGACGGCGTTCGGATTCCGACGCTCGCAGGGCCGATGGAGGTCGTCGCGACCCCCGGCCACACGCCGGGACATATCTCGTTGCTGTTCCCCGAGGACGGACTCCTGCTCGCCGGCGACGCGCTCGTCGCCGACGGGGACGCTCCGCTCGAGGGGCCGAAACCCGAGTTCACGCCGGACACGGACCGCGCCACGGACTCCGTCGGTCGACTCGCCGAGCGGGACGTCGAACACACCCTGTGCTTTCACGGCGGCTACGTCGACGCCGGGAGCGATCGGATCGCGGAGATTTACGACCAGTATCGGAACTGA
- a CDS encoding selenium-binding family protein: MGSSSEHHSHAHGEHEHHASDVGYATPQAAIEQAARETIGYVPALYVGTDVDAPDMLTVVDLDPDSETYCEIIDRIEMPVEGDELHHFGWNACSSSCHVEGAQRRYLVVPGNRSSRIHIVDTDDRENPELVKVIEPEEVFEHDLSAPHTVHCIPDEKIMISMLGNADGDLPGGFLLLDSDFEVEGRWDAPGDIEMNYDFWYQPRRNVMVSSEWAAPATYQPGFDLEDVEAGKYGQKLHFWNWEDRTVEQTIDLGEEGMVPLEVRFLHSPDSDHAYVGAALSSNMFHLYEENGDWQASKVIDVEPREHEDWDMPVPGLITDLVISMDDQYLFFANWLHGEVRMYDISDRSNPRLVDTVSVGGLFSDRQEVNGRTINAGPQMLQFSLDGERLYFTTSLYSTWDNQFFPAEGEEGSVMLKVDVDPRKGTMTLDEDFLVDFGELPDGPARAHEIRWPEGDCTSDIWM; encoded by the coding sequence ATGGGCTCTAGCTCAGAACACCACAGCCACGCCCACGGCGAACACGAGCATCATGCCAGCGACGTGGGCTATGCAACGCCGCAGGCCGCCATCGAGCAGGCGGCCCGCGAGACCATCGGGTACGTACCGGCCCTCTACGTCGGGACGGACGTCGACGCCCCCGACATGCTGACGGTGGTCGACCTCGACCCCGACTCGGAGACGTACTGCGAGATTATCGATCGGATCGAGATGCCGGTCGAGGGCGACGAACTCCACCACTTCGGCTGGAACGCCTGTTCCTCGTCCTGCCACGTCGAGGGCGCACAGCGGCGCTACCTCGTCGTTCCTGGCAACCGATCGTCCCGGATTCACATCGTCGACACCGACGACCGCGAGAACCCCGAACTCGTGAAGGTGATCGAACCCGAGGAGGTGTTCGAACACGACCTCTCGGCGCCGCACACCGTCCACTGCATCCCGGACGAGAAGATCATGATCAGCATGCTCGGGAACGCCGACGGCGACCTCCCGGGCGGCTTCCTCCTCCTCGATTCGGACTTCGAGGTCGAGGGTCGGTGGGACGCGCCCGGCGACATCGAGATGAACTACGACTTCTGGTACCAGCCACGCCGGAACGTGATGGTTTCGAGCGAGTGGGCCGCTCCCGCGACCTACCAGCCCGGGTTCGACCTCGAGGACGTCGAAGCCGGAAAGTACGGCCAGAAACTCCACTTCTGGAACTGGGAGGATCGGACGGTCGAGCAGACGATCGATCTCGGCGAAGAAGGGATGGTCCCGCTCGAGGTGCGATTCCTCCACAGTCCCGACTCCGACCACGCGTACGTCGGCGCCGCGCTCTCGTCGAACATGTTCCACCTGTACGAGGAGAACGGGGACTGGCAGGCGAGCAAGGTCATCGACGTCGAACCCCGCGAGCACGAGGACTGGGACATGCCGGTCCCCGGTCTCATCACCGACCTCGTGATCTCGATGGACGACCAGTACCTGTTCTTCGCGAACTGGCTCCACGGGGAGGTCCGCATGTACGACATCTCCGACCGGTCGAACCCGCGACTGGTCGACACGGTCTCCGTCGGCGGCCTCTTCAGCGATCGCCAGGAGGTGAACGGGCGGACGATCAACGCCGGGCCGCAGATGCTCCAGTTCTCGCTGGACGGCGAGCGCCTCTACTTCACGACGTCGCTGTACTCGACCTGGGACAACCAGTTCTTCCCCGCGGAGGGTGAGGAGGGGTCGGTCATGCTGAAGGTCGACGTCGATCCCCGCAAGGGAACGATGACGCTCGACGAGGACTTCCTCGTCGACTTCGGCGAGTTACCGGACGGGCCCGCTCGCGCCCACGAGATCCGGTGGCCCGAGGGCGACTGCACCAGCGACATCTGGATGTAA
- a CDS encoding RNA ligase gives MSDTEYHRTLGIGKAAFDSLTEHMEDRSYDGLEYRHVPDYRRGVERGTALIAGEVVRGFPKIPRTLVLETGIPNWFDDVVVVEEKLNGYNVRFARIDGDVLAFSRSGMVCPFTTRFIDRLVDLDPLFDAHPEAMVCGEMIGPENPYTAHDYPDVDSLAFRAFDWRDRQSGDPLPVDERRARYDRFDIPQTQYFGSYDVDDAAGEVDRIVRDLEAEDREGVVMKSPDGTELLKYTTSAANQGDLAYAFSLPFDYGQAFMFRRLIREAFQTIERGESDERASERAHELGEAILLSMRDSIQTVEEGGSVGERHTVRASTETIDVLFDHLRGQGLQIEVEDDRREDGDRVVTFCKRTQATNDKIENYLEGHIVKE, from the coding sequence ATGAGTGATACCGAGTACCACCGGACGCTCGGGATCGGAAAAGCCGCGTTCGACTCGCTCACGGAACACATGGAAGACCGGAGCTACGACGGACTCGAGTACCGGCACGTGCCGGACTACCGTCGCGGCGTCGAGCGCGGTACCGCCCTGATCGCGGGCGAGGTCGTCCGTGGGTTCCCCAAGATCCCGCGGACGCTCGTCCTCGAGACGGGGATCCCGAACTGGTTCGACGACGTGGTCGTCGTCGAGGAGAAACTGAACGGCTACAACGTCCGGTTCGCCCGGATCGACGGCGACGTCCTCGCGTTCTCCCGAAGTGGCATGGTCTGCCCGTTCACGACCCGATTCATCGATCGCCTCGTCGATCTCGACCCGCTCTTCGACGCCCATCCCGAGGCGATGGTCTGTGGCGAAATGATCGGTCCCGAGAACCCCTACACCGCCCACGACTACCCCGACGTCGACTCGCTGGCCTTCCGGGCGTTCGACTGGCGCGATCGGCAATCCGGCGACCCGCTCCCGGTCGACGAACGCCGGGCGCGGTACGATCGGTTCGATATTCCGCAGACGCAGTACTTCGGCAGCTACGACGTCGACGACGCGGCCGGCGAGGTCGATCGGATCGTCCGCGACCTCGAGGCCGAGGACCGGGAGGGCGTCGTGATGAAATCGCCCGACGGAACCGAACTACTGAAGTACACGACGTCGGCGGCGAACCAGGGGGATCTCGCGTACGCCTTCTCGCTCCCGTTCGATTACGGGCAGGCGTTCATGTTCCGCCGACTCATCCGCGAGGCGTTCCAGACGATCGAGCGCGGCGAATCCGACGAGCGAGCGAGCGAGCGCGCACACGAACTGGGGGAGGCGATCCTCCTCTCGATGCGCGACAGCATCCAGACCGTCGAAGAGGGTGGATCCGTCGGCGAACGACACACCGTCCGGGCCAGCACGGAGACGATCGACGTCCTCTTCGACCACCTCCGGGGCCAGGGCCTCCAGATCGAGGTCGAGGACGACCGGCGCGAGGACGGCGATCGAGTCGTCACGTTCTGCAAGCGGACCCAGGCGACGAACGACAAGATCGAGAACTATCTCGAGGGCCACATCGTCAAGGAGTGA
- a CDS encoding DUF655 domain-containing protein, whose translation MSEADSDETDVRRAVVLDYLAHGLSDDGRPQYEKSPAGYALEVEDFRLYQVAFDEDERLTIGSEVVVEPPAEREVVTEAHRVEYEDLSSGAQSELEYVVDDLVEENEERFVDFYNDAQPITLRLHQLNLLPGIGKKLRNGILDERKRKPFESFDDLSDRVSGLHDPDEILVERILEELRDDDLKYQTFVGRREQEQNQ comes from the coding sequence ATGAGCGAAGCCGACAGCGACGAGACGGACGTTCGGCGCGCGGTCGTGTTGGATTACCTCGCACACGGTCTGTCGGACGACGGCCGCCCGCAGTACGAGAAGTCGCCGGCAGGGTACGCGCTCGAGGTCGAGGACTTCCGCCTCTACCAGGTCGCGTTCGACGAGGACGAACGCCTGACGATCGGGAGCGAGGTCGTCGTCGAACCGCCGGCAGAGCGCGAGGTAGTCACCGAAGCCCACCGGGTCGAGTACGAGGACCTCTCGTCGGGCGCCCAGTCCGAACTCGAGTACGTCGTCGACGACCTCGTCGAGGAGAACGAGGAGCGGTTCGTCGACTTCTACAACGACGCCCAACCGATCACGTTGCGACTCCACCAGTTGAACCTCCTGCCGGGGATCGGGAAGAAACTCCGGAACGGCATCCTCGACGAGCGCAAGCGCAAGCCCTTCGAGAGCTTCGACGACCTCTCCGATCGAGTCTCGGGGCTGCACGATCCCGACGAGATCCTCGTCGAGCGTATCCTCGAAGAACTGCGCGACGACGACCTGAAGTACCAGACGTTCGTCGGGCGACGCGAACAGGAACAGAACCAGTAG
- a CDS encoding 50S ribosomal protein L21e, with protein sequence MPKSNGPRQGTRNKLSNDPRDRGASPPQRAIQEYDDGQKVHLKIDPSVPKGRFHPRFDGHTGEVVGKQGDAFKVEIDDRGKIKTLIVTAAHMRAQDQDQVDV encoded by the coding sequence ATGCCGAAATCTAATGGCCCTCGTCAGGGAACCCGGAACAAACTTTCCAACGATCCCCGCGATCGCGGGGCGTCGCCGCCACAGCGAGCGATCCAGGAGTACGACGACGGACAGAAAGTCCACCTGAAGATCGACCCGAGCGTCCCGAAGGGCCGCTTCCACCCGCGCTTCGACGGCCACACCGGTGAGGTCGTCGGCAAACAGGGAGACGCGTTCAAGGTCGAGATCGACGACCGCGGCAAGATCAAGACGCTCATCGTGACCGCGGCCCACATGCGCGCACAGGACCAGGACCAGGTCGACGTCTGA